ATATGTAGGAATTCCAACAAGACTTAGATCTAATTTTAAACCCGATGTAGGAATTCCAACATCGCTCTAAATACCAGATCTACTTAATACTATCCGAATATTCCAAACTTAAAAACAAGAATTCGTCCTGGTCTATCTTCTTTTCCTGCAGGAATAAAGGACCCAAAGATTCTTTCGGTTTTAGAAAATTCAAATAAGACTGTTTTTCAGTTCTTAGAAAAAAATTCCCTTCCGACTTTTTCTCAGAATGGAAATGAGAGATCTTTTTGATTATCGAAGGAAGGTTTCTATCTTCCGGATCAATGTTTGAAAATAAGATCAGATAATTTTTTTCTTTCCATATTCCTTTAAAAGCGAATCCTTCCGAGGAGAAAAATTCCCTAAAAGGGATCTCTTCCGAAACATCTTCCAATCTGGAATATTGAAAAACTTCTTCCGTGCCGAGCACCTTAGGTAAGAAAGAATCAATTTTAAGTCCGGGAGCTTCTTCCCAGCCTGCACTTAAGCAGATCCCTTTTTTAAAACTTGGGTTTAAATTTTTAATTTCCAGTTCTGATTGGAACTTCTTCCATGTGAGTTCTGCTCTCGCGAATATAAATCCTAAATTTAAGGCGGAAAATTCTCTTACTCTGGAAAAGTCCCAGACTTCTCTTTCTCTTAACGTGGAAAAGTAAAGATTATCCAAAGCATATAGGTCCGAATGACCATAGGGTTCGAAAATACTAGGTTTGGAGAGAGTCGTTTTCGCCATATAGT
The nucleotide sequence above comes from Leptospira dzoumogneensis. Encoded proteins:
- a CDS encoding LIC11631 family protein; translated protein: MAKTTLSKPSIFEPYGHSDLYALDNLYFSTLREREVWDFSRVREFSALNLGFIFARAELTWKKFQSELEIKNLNPSFKKGICLSAGWEEAPGLKIDSFLPKVLGTEEVFQYSRLEDVSEEIPFREFFSSEGFAFKGIWKEKNYLILFSNIDPEDRNLPSIIKKISHFHSEKKSEGNFFLRTEKQSYLNFLKPKESLGPLFLQEKKIDQDEFLFLSLEYSDSIK